In the genome of Rhizobium etli 8C-3, one region contains:
- a CDS encoding pilus assembly protein PilZ, with amino-acid sequence MSMLRGTHLATVRSEVYDVRWEQFNVRRPARIVAVRPCLTGISLRSAEILDISRGGATFVVSSAAGLPKHYYLNILGLAYRIGCAEVYRNNERIGVRFINTLDPEVLRRVVRADFMAGNLEAIEAYRAPRIQSRP; translated from the coding sequence ATGTCCATGCTCCGAGGAACCCACCTTGCGACGGTCAGATCGGAAGTTTATGACGTACGCTGGGAACAGTTCAACGTGCGGCGCCCGGCCCGCATCGTCGCCGTGCGCCCTTGCCTGACCGGCATCTCGCTTCGAAGCGCCGAGATCCTGGATATTTCCCGCGGCGGTGCCACTTTCGTCGTCTCCTCGGCGGCCGGGCTGCCGAAACACTACTATCTCAATATTCTGGGCCTTGCATATCGCATCGGCTGCGCGGAGGTTTATCGCAACAACGAGCGCATCGGTGTCCGCTTCATCAACACGCTGGACCCCGAAGTGCTTCGGCGCGTCGTGCGCGCCGACTTCATGGCTGGCAATCTCGAAGCGATCGAGGCATATCGCGCACCGCGCATCCAAAGCAGGCCGTAA